One Rosa chinensis cultivar Old Blush chromosome 3, RchiOBHm-V2, whole genome shotgun sequence DNA window includes the following coding sequences:
- the LOC112191262 gene encoding phosphoglycerate kinase: protein MGLLVNLLHLSAFSSIAYKPHSVEYPKANVTIKCKAYGGELDALPHLQTLRKFPREELVEKVALVRFDSTLLLQEQEKEQRFQSNAVFTIKYLHQSGAKVVLVSDWSAKTNPKVFAAQSVAGFLSSILDYKVVPVQCISHNTVSKTEGFEKADILLLENLSDFRGEVANCSKFARVLSSGVDIFVNDYFSRSHKILASTCGVARFCYACLAGFHFEESLYHLRRLAETSTKPYVAIIGGSNLSDKAAAVHTLASICDGLVFVGMMSFQIMHALGLSVPLNLVEHGALKEALDIVQFAHNRNVQILYPNDFWCKNDRHPKQLEIYPAHAIPDGWVPVDIGPVSLDGINSILTKCKKVTWIGPVKFHTNSGTKGASKVAQLLNQLSRGNSNITVIGNMACQAMVKESNSIFHLNMLENASVVWEFLKGRKLPGIMALDRAFPFDIDWKAAYSDPAQPLVVDIGSGNGMFLFGMAKTRKDLNFLGLEINKKLVKRCLDSSHQSGIRNGYFIATNATSTFRSIVSSYPGKLVLVSIQCPNPDFNEPEHRWRMLQRSLVEAVADILTVDGKVFLQSDIEVVSVRMKEQFLRHGKGKLTIVHEQSYAINNEGWLKDNPFGVRSDWEQHVLDRGAPMYRLMLCKSASSE, encoded by the exons ATGGGTCTACTTGTGAATCTTCTTCACCTTTCTGCATTTTCATCCATTGCTTATAAACCTCACAGTGTTGAATATCCCAAAGCAAATGTAACAATTAAATGTAAG GCCTATGGAGGAGAATTGGATGCTTTGCCTCACTTACAAACTCTTAGAAAATTTCCAAGGGAGGAGCTTGTTGAAAAAGTTGCCCTGGTCAGATTTGACTCTACCCTTTTGCTTcaggaacaagaaaaagaacaaagatttCAATCCAATGCTGTTTTTACCATTAAGTATTTACACCAGTCCGGGGCTAAAGTAGTTCTTGTTAGTGACTGGAGTGCTAAAACTAATCCTAAAGTGTTTGCTGCACAGTCTGTTGCAG GTTTCTTGTCATCAATTCTTGACTACAAAGTTGTTCCGGTACAATGCATTTCTCATAACACGGTATCAAAGACAGAAGGCTTTGAAAAAGCAGATATTCTTCTCCTTGAGAATCTTTCTGATTTTAGAGGGGAAGTTGCCAATTGTTCAAAATTTGCTCGAGTTTTGTCATCGGGAGTTGATATCTTTGTTAATGACTACTTTTCCCGGTCTCATAAGATTCTTGCATCGACCTGTGGAGTTGCTCGTTTCTGTTATGCTTGTTTAGCTGGTTTTCACTTTGAGGAGTCCCTATATCACCTCAGAAGGCTTGCAGAAACTAGTACAAAACCTTATGTAGCAATT ATTGGAGGCAGTAATCTTTCTGATAAAGCCGCTGCTGTGCATACCTTAGCTTCTATATGTGATGGGTTAGTGTTTGTTGGAATGATGTCATTCCAAATAATGCATGCATTAGGGCTATCTGTTCCCTTGAATTTGGTGGAACATGGAGCACTTAAAGAAGCTTTAGATATAGTCCAGTTTGCACACAATAGAAATGTACAGATCCTATATCCAAACGACTTTTGGTGCAAGAATGATCGTCATCCGAAGCAATTGGAAATATATCCTGCACATGCTATTCCGGATG GGTGGGTACCTGTTGACATTGGGCCTGTATCGTTAGATGGAATAAACTCCATTCTCACTAAATGCAAG AAAGTTACCTGGATTGGTCCAGTGAAGTTTCATACGAACAGCGGCACAAAAGGAGCTTCTAAAGTGGCGCAATTGCTTAATCAACTAAGTCGAGGCAACAGCAACATAACTGTCATTGGCAATATGGCATGTCAAGCAATGGTGAAGGAATCAAATTCCATCTTTCACTTGAATATGTTAGAGAATGCTTCAGTTGTATGGGAGTTTCTCAAAGGAAGAAAACTTCCAGGCATCATGGCTTTAGATAGA GCATTCCCTTTTGATATTGACTGGAAGGCAGCCTATTCAGATCCTGCTCAACCTTTGGTGGTTGATATTGGAAGTG GTAATGGAATGTTTCTTTTCGGGATGGCTAAAACAAGGAAGGATTTGAATTTTCTCGGTTTGGAGATTAATAAAAAG CTGGTAAAACGTTGCCTGGATTCCAGTCATCAGTCTGGTATAAGAAATGG GTACTTCATCGCAACAAATGCAACATCAACATTCCGCTCCATAGTTTCTAGTTACCCCGGAAAGCTAGTACTTGTGTCAATACAG TGTCCAAATCCTGATTTCAACGAACCAGAACATCGATGGAGAATGCTGCAAAGGTCATTAGTCGAAGCAGTTGCTGATATCCTTACAGTTGATGGAAAG GTGTTTCTGCAATCTGATATAGAGGTTGTCTCTGTGAGAATGAAGGAACAGTTTCTGAGACATGGCAAGGGCAAACTTACTATTGTGCATGAGCAAAGTTATGCCATAAATAATGAAGGGTGGCTCAAGGACAATCCATTCGGGGTTCGGTCAGACTGGGAACAACATGTCTTAGATCGTGGGGCCCCTATGTACAGATTAATGCTTTGTAAATCAGCCTCAAGTGAATGA
- the LOC112191265 gene encoding membrane magnesium transporter: MGFSLGFLVGILGVLILFHAAYSTVQYRGLLKIMEEEFSGPPITVVAELLLGLVLSLWAGLTVPGTFLSIHPHSEENRIVALPANLDFMIFNHRGKVFPVEMDLKLKH; the protein is encoded by the exons ATGGGTTTCAGTCTGGGATTCTTGGTCGGAATCTTGGGAGTTCTGATTCTGTTTCATGCCGCTTACTCAACTGTTCAGT ATAGGGGATTGTTGAAGATTATGGAGGAGGAGTTTTCAGGACCACCAATCACT GTGGTGGCTGAATTGCTTCTAGGGTTAGTGTTGAGTTTGTGGGCAGGGCTCACGGTTCCGGGCACGTTTCTGTCAATACATCCCCATTCTGAAGAGAATAG GATAGTTGCTCTACCGGCTAACCTAGACTTTATGATCTTCAACCATCGTGGGAAAGTATTTCCCGTGGAGATGGATTTGAAGCTGAAACATTAA
- the LOC112191263 gene encoding transcription initiation factor TFIID subunit 8 — MSHGDGESSRVNDSGDAARRAQPGADEFGRAVSKVAVAQICEGVGFLGIKESALDSLADIAIRYLRDLGKMANYYANLAGRTESNVFDVVRGFEDLESLQGFSGAADVTHCLAGSGTMKGLVQYVGTAEENPFAQPLPRFPVVKDRRLIPSFEQMGEASPGKHLPNWLPAFPDPHTYIHSPMWNERKTDPREDKIEQARQRRKAERSLLSLQQRLLCNGSSPGLASTSVPVSVVALDGGNDGKGLQLQGSESNPFLEPPLQPGEKDVSPVVLPSKLSDESAKGNRSSSVLEAFAPAIQAVKNGVWMDGEGEEERRLLPNSRPPVHLNFRPVKKFLGESSDFSLLKKGSGRPANWVLRDEERDEKKRRAEFILRQSMENPQELNQA, encoded by the coding sequence ATGAGCCATGGAGATGGGGAAAGTAGCAGAGTGAATGATTCCGGCGATGCGGCCCGAAGAGCACAACCGGGAGCTGATGAGTTTGGGCGGGCGGTTTCGAAGGTCGCCGTGGCGCAGATATGTGAAGGCGTGGGGTTTCTGGGCATCAAGGAGTCGGCTTTGGACTCCCTCGCTGACATTGCCATCAGATACCTCCGTGACTTAGGAAAGATGGCCAATTATTATGCTAACTTGGCCGGTAGGACTGAATCTAATGTGTTTGATGTTGTTAGAGGGTTCGAAGATTTGGAGTCATTGCAAGGGTTTTCGGGTGCCGCGGATGTTACACATTGTCTAGCCGGGTCGGGGACGATGAAGGGACTTGTTCAGTATGTGGGTACTGCGGAGGAGAATCCGTTTGCTCAGCCGTTGCCTAGGTTTCCGGTGGTGAAGGATCGGAGGTTAATTCCGAGTTTTGAGCAGATGGGGGAAGCTTCGCCCGGCAAGCATTTGCCGAATTGGTTGCCGGCTTTCCCTGATCCACACACTTACATTCACTCACCAATGTGGAATGAGAGGAAGACAGATCCTCGCGAAGATAAGATTGAGCAAGCCAGGCAGCGGAGAAAGGCTGAGAGGTCTTTGTTGAGTCTGCAGCAGAGGTTGCTCTGCAATGGTTCATCTCCGGGTTTAGCCTCAACCTCTGTCCCAGTCTCGGTGGTGGCGCTGGATGGTGGTAATGATGGGAAGGGATTGCAATTACAAGGGAGTGAAAGTAATCCCTTCCTTGAACCACCACTCCAGCCGGGTGAGAAAGATGTGTCTCCAGTAGTCTTACCATCAAAGCTTTCAGATGAATCGGCCAAAGGGAACCGTTCTTCTTCAGTTTTAGAGGCATTTGCCCCTGCCATTCAAGCAGTGAAAAATGGGGTATGGATGGATggagagggagaggaagagaggaggCTACTTCCGAATTCAAGGCCCCCTGTTCATTTAAATTTCAGACCCGTGAAGAAATTTCTTGGCGAATCATCGGATTTCAGCCTCCTAAAGAAGGGTTCAGGGAGACCAGCAAATTGGGTTTTGCGAGATGAAGAAAGGGATGAAAAGAAGAGGAGAGCTGAGTTTATTCTTAGACAATCCATGGAAAACCCACAGGAACTCAATCAGGCATAG
- the LOC112191266 gene encoding uncharacterized protein LOC112191266 — protein MEKYFGNAYRGDPGVPHADPERFVNIWIGSAAFSVLTLFNPYMWQLSNQFNWHDKAMLFEQHHWKRALKKGQPYQFKWNEYMDKDLRDAYYINWPVYFP, from the exons ATGGAGAAGTACTTTGGGAACGCTTACAGAGGAGACCCGGGGGTCCCACACGCCGACCCGGAAAGGTTTGTGAACATATGGATCGGATCCGCTGCCTTCTCTGTGCTGACCTTGTTCAATCCCTACATGTGGCAGCTCTCCAATCAGTTCAA TTGGCATGACAAGGCAATGCTGTTTGAGCAGCATCACTGGAAAAGGGCACTGAAGAAAGGGCAGCCCTATCAATTTAAG TGGAATGAGTACATGGACAAGGACCTCAGAGATGCCTACTATATCAACTGGCCGGTTTATTTCCCTTAG
- the LOC112191264 gene encoding thylakoid lumenal 15.0 kDa protein 2, chloroplastic yields the protein MAFLLPPCSSSTSQTPSPLSFHPPITSSSNLSSTQIPTKSSNDWISKFRSKSLNFALSGALTLGLSLSGVGVAHALVGVNKPELLPKEFSPVIDVAGFLSDGQEKRLAQEIANIEKDTGFKLRVLAQNYPDTPGLAIKDFWQVDDRTIVFVADPTFGNILNFNVGALVDLDVPRSFWSRLAGKYGNMFYWKEKGEDGSIEAAVTAISNCLREPVGSNNCSEVN from the exons ATGGCATTTCTCCTTCCTCCATGTTCATCTTCCACTTCCCAAACACCCTCACCTCTCTCATTCCATCCACCCATTACGTCCTCGTCAAATCTCTCTTCAACCCAAATTCCAACCAAATCCAGCAATGACTGGATTTCGAAATTCCGCTCCAAATCTTTAAATTTCGCGCTTTCGGGGGCTCTCACGCTCGGATTATCTCTCTCAG GTGTAGGAGTTGCTCATGCATTAGTTGGGGTGAACAAGCCAGAATTGCTTCCAAAAGAGTTCAGTCCAGTGATTGATGTAGCCGGCTTCCTCTCCGATGGCCAG GAGAAAAGGCTAGCTCAGGAGATTGCTAATATAGAGAAGGATACTGGATTCAAGTTGAGGGTTCTTGCTCAGAACTATCCTGACACACCAG GCTTGGCGATTAAAGATTTCTGGCAAGTGGATGATAGAACTATTGTGTTTGTTGCTGATCCCACATTTG GCAATATACTAAACTTCAATGTGGGAGCTTTGGTTGATCTAGATGTTCCACGTAGCTTTTGGAGTCGTCTGGCTGGGAAGTATGGGAATATGTTTTATTGGAAAGAGAAG GGGGAAGATGGATCAATTGAAGCTGCTGTAACTGCAATATCTAACTGCTTGAGAGAACCTGTAGGCTCTAATAATTGCTCCGAGGTAAATTAA